In Parasegetibacter sp. NRK P23, the genomic stretch GAATCCCTCTTCCATAGTCGCGTATGGTAACTGTCTTGTTTTCAATCGTGATCTCCACCTGCTTTCCGAAGCCCATCATATGCTCGTCTATACAGTTATCGATCACCTCCTTTACAAGTACATAGATGCCATCATCCGGACTGGAGCCATCGCCAAGTTTCCCGATATACATTCCAGGTCGCAAACGAATGTGTTCGCGCCAGTCCAGACTTTTAATGGAATCTTCCGTGTAATTCGATGTGTTTTTTTCTGCCATATACTGGTTCACCTTTTTTGAATGCGCTACAAATTCGTAATTATTAAGCATTTACGGGAAAAATTATCCTCTCCTTCCTGCAAACGGCAACGAAGATACTAACATTTTTAGCAGTCCTGGCTAGGTTTTTTCACGGAAATGAATCAGTGTTTTCACTGTAAGAAACACTCCGTTAAAATCTTCTTGTATTAAATTTAAGTTGTGAAAAACCACATGATTAATTGATTTTTAATTCATTAAGATTATTTTATCCAGTTTAATTTCTAGTTCTTCAGCTTAAATCTTACCGGAGGGTATTTTGCCGCGTAAAAAAAATGGCTAATTTTGAAGTCTTACCAACCCACCGGCACAGCGGCTTACTTCCGCTGAAATTGCAGCTTATTAACCCATTTTATTCTGAGGAAGATATTTTTCTAAACAGCTAAATAAGCGGTGTATGTACAATTTTGAACTATTGGAAAAAGGCTGTTACTACCTGATACAGGAGAAACAGGATGCGGCGGTGAGTATGATTCAGGTAAATCTGAAAACGGATCATTGTATGTTTATTACCTACCATGGAGATACGGAAAGTTCTTCCTGGAAACGTAAGTCGGATACCATATTCGACATTATAGAATTATTGGATGATAAAAATGTGAAGGCCTGGGAATCACTTTTCGTGAACAGTGAGGATGCGTTCAATACGGGTGAGGAAGAATAACAATGTGTTGGCGTTTTTTGGTACAATTTTTTCCGTAAATGAATTAATGGATCAACCCAAAGAAAAATACCCGGTCGTCCGCGATATTTTTATTCATGTCGTTGCCGTGCTTACGATCATTCCCCTGGCCCCCGTTATCAACCGGTATATTCCTCCGGTTATGATCGGGAAATGGAATGCGGACCTGGTGTTGTCTGTTCTGATCTCAGCATTGATTATCAGACTGATCTCCTGGTTGTTCAAGCCACTCATTATCCCAGGATTTATCGTACTGGCTGGTATGCTCACCTGGAATGAATTTACGGACGGCTATTCTTTTGGAAATGTTGTTCATGACTACAAGAATATTGTATCCAATAACTGGCGGCATAAAAATCTCAAGGAAAGAGATCTTTCCATAAGGCCGGCATTGTTTGAAACAGCTACGCAGGTGCTCGTGAAGGACCTTCAGGTTAAAGTGGATTATAAGGATTCGCTCGTAAGGAACTATGCCGTGAAAGCATCGGTAGAAAATTTTGATGAATACCATCCCAAATATGGCCCGGTGGTACGATGGCTTTCATTGTTCAAAGTGGTCAACGAAAACTTCAAGTATGTTTCAGATGCCCAGCGTGATGAATATTTCGCCGGCCCGAGAGAAACCATTCTCAACGGAATGGGAGGAGATTGCGATGACCATACCATCCTGATGGTTTCGGCCATGCGTTCCATTGGCGCTAAAACCCGTATGATCGTTACGCAGGGGCACGTTTATCCTGAATTGTATTGCGGGGATAAAGCAGAATTTGAAAAAATGAAACAGGCTGTATTACACCTGTTCGCAGATCAGATATCGAAGGGGTTGCATTACCGGGAGTTCAACGGAGAGTACTGGATGAATCTTGATTATACGGCGCACCACCCCGGTGGCCCCTACTTGAACGACCTTGCGTACGCCGTTATTGACTTCTGATCCGGTTAATTCCTGAAAGTAAAAGAAATCATCGTTCCCATACCATCAATTTTATCGATGGATAATTTTCCTCCTAACCGAAGAATCATTTCTTCTACAAAGAAAAGTTCCAGCAACTCTTCTTCAATACCTGTTTTCTTTTCACGTTGAAGCTGGCTGGACAATAGCGTTGCGGCATATTCATCGTTTACGTTGATCACCAGCAGTACGAAATCATTATCGGAAGTGGCGGACAGGTGAATATTGGCATCTTTACAGGTATTTAACACCTGGAACAACAACTGGCGCAGGATGAACTCCAGTTTGGTGCGGTGCTGACCTATATTAATGTCTCCGGGCAGGTGCATTTTAAAGTGCTTAGTAACCTGAGGAAACTCCTTCTCCAGCTTATCTTTTACCTGCTGAATCATCACTTTGAGGGGTATGGCCGAATCAGTGAGGGATACGCCAGCCTGAGATTCATTCCAATCCGCAAGGTTCCTGATAAGCGCGGAAGCTCCAGACAGTTGAGTTCCAACTTCTCCGAAAAGTGAAAAAATGGCATCCCTGGTCAATTCTCTGGTTTCAAAATTTTCCAATTTTTGCTGAAGTCCTTCAATGGTCTTGCCAACCTTATCACGCACCACCGAAATGAGCAGGTTATTTGTTCTCGCAATGGCCTGAAGGGATTCCTTTTGTACATGGTCTACCTGCAATTGAAGCTTCAATGACTGATTCGACAATCGCAATTCAAGCAGTTTCTTTACCTGACCTGCAAGGATTTTTAGTGTTCTGATTTCTTCTTCTGAAATATTGCGTGGAATTACATCCAGGATGCAGATGGTCCCCAGTGTATGCCCGTTTGATACGATCGGGGCACCGGCATAAAACCTGATGGGTGGCGTTTCGGTCAAAAAGGGATTATCGGAAAACCGCTGATCTGAAGCCGTGTCGGACACCACCATTACATCATTGTTCAAAATGGCGTGACCACAGAAGGATATATCCCTGTCTGTTTGATCTGCACTGAATCCAATCTTCGATTTGAACCATTGCCTGTTCTCATCCACCAGAGAGATCATGGAGATGGGCGCCTTACAAATGCGGGAAGCGAGTTCAACGAGTTCGTCGAATTCGGGTTCAGGGGCTGAGTCGAGTATATTGAACCTGTTCAGTTCCCGCAGTCGCTCTTTTTCATTAAATGGTTTAGGCGGCGCTATCATTTGTACGGAGATCATGGCTTTAATGATCGGGACAAAGATATCCCGCAAAGCATTCGTTATCCGGTTGTTAACAAGACATTATCGCAAGAGTAAGTAATTACCTGTAAGCCGGGGCAGGGTTAAGTATTTAGGTAGCCTTACTTATTATTCCATCACCTGTTTGTGG encodes the following:
- a CDS encoding transglutaminase domain-containing protein; this translates as MDQPKEKYPVVRDIFIHVVAVLTIIPLAPVINRYIPPVMIGKWNADLVLSVLISALIIRLISWLFKPLIIPGFIVLAGMLTWNEFTDGYSFGNVVHDYKNIVSNNWRHKNLKERDLSIRPALFETATQVLVKDLQVKVDYKDSLVRNYAVKASVENFDEYHPKYGPVVRWLSLFKVVNENFKYVSDAQRDEYFAGPRETILNGMGGDCDDHTILMVSAMRSIGAKTRMIVTQGHVYPELYCGDKAEFEKMKQAVLHLFADQISKGLHYREFNGEYWMNLDYTAHHPGGPYLNDLAYAVIDF
- a CDS encoding GAF domain-containing protein yields the protein MRDIFVPIIKAMISVQMIAPPKPFNEKERLRELNRFNILDSAPEPEFDELVELASRICKAPISMISLVDENRQWFKSKIGFSADQTDRDISFCGHAILNNDVMVVSDTASDQRFSDNPFLTETPPIRFYAGAPIVSNGHTLGTICILDVIPRNISEEEIRTLKILAGQVKKLLELRLSNQSLKLQLQVDHVQKESLQAIARTNNLLISVVRDKVGKTIEGLQQKLENFETRELTRDAIFSLFGEVGTQLSGASALIRNLADWNESQAGVSLTDSAIPLKVMIQQVKDKLEKEFPQVTKHFKMHLPGDINIGQHRTKLEFILRQLLFQVLNTCKDANIHLSATSDNDFVLLVINVNDEYAATLLSSQLQREKKTGIEEELLELFFVEEMILRLGGKLSIDKIDGMGTMISFTFRN